Proteins found in one Nostoc sp. NIES-3756 genomic segment:
- a CDS encoding pYEATS domain-containing protein, giving the protein MEEFNSVYIAQSNQSPSSLTNVRGGMLDSGWVPLFQTLAWIFFWTMLISYINRNFKLQLGELFSAFVKRVQQGSPIQAGTFSLGAPPAITSQQVATATSEGTEGITVPENQHQQVLNYQQYSKGITEEVYLLHTSEIITPRTENPREKYRVKVWLEAYTEHHFNECEKVIYRLHESFSHQVIATEAKNNQFELWLNLWGEFTIIAYVKRKDKEPLWLTRYLDLPGRPSD; this is encoded by the coding sequence ATGGAAGAATTTAACAGTGTTTATATTGCTCAGTCAAATCAATCTCCATCATCCCTAACAAATGTAAGAGGAGGAATGCTTGACTCTGGCTGGGTTCCCCTTTTCCAAACCTTGGCATGGATTTTCTTCTGGACTATGCTAATTAGCTATATTAACCGTAACTTTAAATTGCAGTTGGGTGAATTGTTCAGTGCCTTTGTGAAAAGAGTACAACAGGGTTCTCCTATTCAAGCAGGCACTTTTTCGTTAGGCGCACCTCCTGCAATTACGAGCCAACAAGTAGCAACAGCAACTTCAGAAGGAACCGAAGGAATTACTGTTCCTGAGAACCAGCATCAGCAAGTCTTAAATTATCAACAGTATTCTAAAGGTATTACTGAAGAAGTTTACTTACTTCATACATCTGAAATAATTACCCCAAGAACAGAAAATCCAAGAGAAAAATACCGGGTTAAAGTGTGGCTAGAGGCGTACACAGAACATCACTTTAATGAATGTGAAAAGGTTATTTATCGTTTGCATGAAAGCTTTAGCCACCAAGTGATTGCTACAGAAGCAAAGAACAACCAGTTTGAGTTATGGTTAAATCTTTGGGGTGAGTTTACAATCATTGCTTATGTAAAACGTAAAGATAAAGAGCCTTTATGGTTAACTCGTTATCTTGATCTCCCTGGTCGTCCTTCTGATTAA
- a CDS encoding transglutaminase TgpA family protein, translating into MFKLTRFNQFWPLRVSLDWRKNTQGSPLMEVEDSIPLRVLVLALVIIGIAAMDIAASTTFSFWAVPISVVGTVWGYYYRRKANVPIKFCIAIGMLAALGAFFGRLFGELNDTRLALAELLIQLQVLHSFDVPRRKDLGYSIVIGLILLGVAATLSQTLAFAPVLLLFLAIALPTLVFNYRSQLGIEKSKVQSPKSKEKKLSAGVPSYFLLFAVVVGLGLVVFALLPRFPGYQLRTFPVSSPIEVNQSFTGRSIINPGYVRQGNADNQGNGRGNSNQQNQNGEPGKVDNDFYYGFNSQINQNLRGEMKPKVVMRVRSQAEGFWRVLAFDRYTGKGWEISRNDDVTTIKRSPWSYQIYIPPAPISGKTREVVQTYTVVSDLPNLIPALSYPKEVYFPTPMIAVDKEGGLRAPVGLSEDLTYTVISDVPYRDRTLLGQAGNDYPQNIKKHYLQIPPEIAAKVKQRTEEILAEYSQQLVWKSDTPKTLNSNYEKVLYLAQYLKQHYSTPENPFGFPHLSDNEDLVEAFLFKHKGGYPDHFSTVLTVMLRSIGIPARLVAGFSPGEFNPFTGMYVVRNTDAYAMTEVYFPKYGWFAFDPIPNHPLIPPSIEDVQTFSVLRQFWQWVAGWLPSPVTGLLNNIFGTLFSWIGKAIAWFLRLFTQGWFGVLTGLIVGTSTAFLAWLGWTQWKQWRTRRWLGKLPPMESLYQQMLQWTAQKGLGKHPAQTPLEYAKVSYQHHGTTTAQIIDEICQAYVSWRYGGQKPNLNQLRQRWEQMKKASGDRVNSGL; encoded by the coding sequence ATGTTTAAATTAACCAGGTTCAATCAATTTTGGCCTTTAAGAGTCAGTCTGGATTGGCGAAAAAATACCCAGGGTTCGCCATTGATGGAAGTAGAAGATTCCATTCCTTTGCGGGTACTAGTGCTAGCGTTGGTAATTATCGGCATAGCAGCAATGGATATTGCTGCTTCCACCACATTTAGTTTTTGGGCAGTACCAATAAGTGTGGTGGGTACGGTTTGGGGTTATTATTATCGCCGCAAAGCTAATGTTCCTATTAAGTTTTGCATTGCGATCGGTATGTTAGCGGCACTAGGTGCTTTTTTTGGGCGATTATTTGGTGAATTAAATGATACGCGCTTGGCTTTAGCAGAGTTGCTAATACAACTACAAGTCCTCCACAGTTTTGATGTACCCCGGCGTAAAGACTTGGGTTACTCGATTGTGATCGGGTTGATTTTATTAGGTGTAGCAGCAACATTAAGTCAAACCCTGGCATTTGCGCCTGTACTACTATTATTTTTAGCGATCGCTCTCCCCACGTTAGTCTTTAATTACCGTTCACAATTGGGAATAGAAAAGTCCAAAGTCCAAAGTCCAAAGTCCAAAGAAAAGAAGTTATCTGCTGGGGTTCCTAGCTATTTTTTATTGTTTGCTGTAGTTGTGGGGTTGGGGTTGGTGGTTTTTGCTTTGTTACCCCGATTCCCTGGTTATCAACTGCGGACTTTTCCTGTTAGTTCTCCTATCGAGGTTAATCAGAGTTTTACTGGTCGCTCTATTATTAATCCTGGTTATGTTCGTCAAGGTAATGCTGATAACCAAGGTAATGGTAGAGGTAATAGTAATCAGCAAAATCAAAATGGTGAACCAGGGAAGGTAGATAATGATTTCTATTACGGGTTCAATAGTCAGATAAATCAAAACCTGCGGGGAGAGATGAAACCCAAGGTGGTGATGCGAGTGCGATCGCAGGCGGAGGGATTCTGGCGTGTGTTGGCTTTTGATCGTTATACGGGTAAGGGTTGGGAAATTTCCCGTAATGATGATGTGACAACAATTAAGCGATCGCCTTGGTCTTATCAAATATATATTCCACCAGCACCAATATCTGGCAAAACTAGGGAAGTAGTGCAGACTTACACTGTGGTATCGGACTTGCCTAACCTAATTCCCGCCCTATCTTATCCCAAGGAAGTTTATTTTCCGACACCGATGATCGCCGTTGATAAGGAAGGGGGGTTACGCGCACCTGTCGGCTTATCAGAAGACCTTACCTATACAGTAATTTCTGATGTTCCTTACCGCGATCGCACTTTACTAGGACAAGCTGGTAACGATTATCCTCAAAATATCAAGAAACATTATTTGCAAATTCCACCAGAAATTGCTGCCAAAGTTAAGCAGCGTACTGAAGAAATCCTGGCGGAATACAGTCAACAACTGGTATGGAAGTCTGATACTCCCAAGACTCTCAATTCTAATTATGAAAAGGTGCTGTATTTAGCCCAGTACCTTAAGCAACATTATTCCACACCTGAAAATCCGTTCGGGTTTCCCCATTTGAGTGATAACGAGGACTTAGTAGAGGCATTTTTATTCAAGCATAAAGGCGGTTATCCAGACCACTTTTCTACAGTTCTCACTGTAATGCTACGGTCTATCGGCATTCCCGCGCGGTTAGTTGCAGGTTTTAGTCCGGGAGAGTTTAATCCATTTACCGGGATGTATGTTGTGCGTAACACCGATGCTTACGCAATGACGGAAGTGTATTTCCCTAAATATGGTTGGTTTGCTTTTGACCCTATTCCCAATCATCCCTTAATTCCCCCATCGATTGAGGATGTACAGACTTTTAGTGTGCTGCGGCAATTTTGGCAATGGGTGGCTGGGTGGCTACCTTCTCCCGTGACAGGTTTACTAAATAATATATTCGGTACATTATTTAGTTGGATTGGTAAAGCGATCGCTTGGTTTTTGCGTCTGTTTACTCAAGGTTGGTTTGGGGTATTAACTGGTTTAATTGTGGGAACAAGCACAGCATTTCTTGCTTGGCTGGGTTGGACGCAGTGGAAACAATGGCGTACTCGTCGCTGGTTAGGTAAACTACCACCAATGGAAAGCCTATATCAACAAATGCTGCAATGGACAGCCCAAAAAGGTTTAGGTAAACATCCAGCCCAAACACCCCTGGAGTATGCCAAAGTATCATATCAGCATCATGGAACGACAACTGCCCAAATCATTGATGAGATTTGTCAAGCCTATGTTAGTTGGCGGTACGGTGGGCAAAAACCTAACCTAAATCAACTGCGCCAAAGATGGGAACAGATGAAAAAAGCAAGTGGCGATCGCGTAAATAGTGGATTGTAG
- the remA gene encoding extracellular matrix/biofilm regulator RemA, translating into MEIQLINIGFGNIVSANRVVAIVSPESAPIKRIITDARDKNQLIDATYGRRTRAVIITDSSHVILSAIQPETVANRFVISREHQSVEN; encoded by the coding sequence ATGGAAATACAGTTAATTAATATCGGTTTCGGCAATATTGTTTCGGCTAACCGAGTGGTTGCCATTGTGAGTCCAGAATCTGCTCCTATCAAGCGGATCATTACCGATGCTAGGGACAAAAATCAGCTAATTGATGCGACTTATGGTCGCAGAACTAGAGCTGTAATTATCACCGATTCCAGTCACGTAATTTTGTCGGCGATTCAACCGGAAACGGTAGCGAATCGTTTCGTTATTTCCCGCGAGCATCAGAGTGTAGAAAACTAA